The proteins below are encoded in one region of Syntrophotalea carbinolica DSM 2380:
- the lpxC gene encoding UDP-3-O-acyl-N-acetylglucosamine deacetylase: MIYQSTLNKPLTISGIGLHTGRQITMILRPAEPDNGIIFHCTDGERRVSIPAVSANVVDTRLATVIGKDGLSVSTIEHLMAALSACGIDNLHIDIDGPEVPVMDGSAAPFVALLQETGNRVQEKRRKYLAIRKPITLVDGEKRVSIIPSRFFRITFDIAFDHPCIGLQHRAIKVNTETFRKEIAPARTFGFLHEVEYLKANGLALGGSLDNAVVIGEEGVLNPDGVRFEDECVRHKILDAVGDFSLLGHRVLGHVKAYKAGHDINHQMVEKILANADCWQLVESGEAASHGSLSMTGCAAMAMAGVAEA; this comes from the coding sequence ATGATATACCAGTCGACTCTCAATAAGCCCCTGACCATTTCCGGAATAGGACTGCATACGGGACGCCAGATCACCATGATTCTGCGACCTGCGGAGCCTGATAACGGCATCATCTTTCACTGCACGGATGGCGAACGCCGTGTCTCCATTCCTGCCGTCTCCGCCAATGTGGTTGATACCCGACTTGCCACAGTGATCGGCAAAGATGGCTTAAGTGTATCCACCATAGAGCACCTTATGGCCGCCCTTTCCGCCTGCGGTATTGACAACCTGCATATCGACATTGATGGCCCGGAAGTGCCTGTCATGGACGGCAGCGCGGCTCCCTTCGTTGCCCTGCTGCAGGAAACCGGCAACCGGGTACAGGAAAAGCGCCGTAAATACCTGGCTATCCGCAAACCGATCACCCTGGTCGACGGGGAAAAACGTGTAAGTATCATTCCGTCACGTTTTTTCCGCATTACCTTTGACATTGCCTTCGATCATCCCTGCATCGGCTTGCAGCACCGCGCCATAAAGGTCAATACGGAAACCTTCCGCAAAGAGATCGCGCCGGCCCGGACCTTCGGATTCCTGCACGAAGTTGAGTATCTCAAAGCCAACGGCTTGGCTCTCGGTGGTTCCCTGGACAACGCCGTTGTCATCGGCGAGGAGGGCGTTCTCAATCCTGACGGAGTGCGCTTTGAAGATGAATGCGTCCGCCACAAGATTCTTGATGCCGTAGGAGATTTCAGCCTTCTTGGGCATCGTGTCCTCGGCCATGTCAAAGCCTACAAGGCAGGACACGATATCAACCACCAGATGGTTGAAAAAATCCTTGCCAATGCGGATTGCTGGCAATTGGTTGAATCAGGAGAGGCCGCATCCCACGGCAGCCTGTCTATGACCGGTTGTGCCGCCATGGCGATGGCCGGTGTCGCCGAAGCCTGA
- a CDS encoding sigma-54-dependent transcriptional regulator — MKTILIVDDEQSIRESLDGILQDEGFRTLSAETGEDALTLLCGENPDLILLDIWLPGMDGLETLRRIRDNDPEQIVIMMSGHGTIETAVKATKLGAYDFIEKPLSLEKVLISIENALKVGRLVEENRSLKARMAKEYEMIGTSEAIQNLKEQISVAAPTSGWVLITGENGTGKELVARAIHHYSKRSDKPFVEVNCAAIPEELIESELFGHEKGAFTGATTQRKGKFDQAHEGTLFLDEIGDMSLKTQAKILRILQERKFERVGGNRTIEVDVRVIAATNKDLEVEIQEGNFRQDLYYRLNVLPFYVPPLRQRHEDIALLAKHFLVFFCSKESREIKTIDQSALDALAAYNWPGNVRELKNIVERLVIMSPSQTISSADLPSSVLAAGPSAQPTKFDLPASDLSLRQAREEFEKEFILQKLQENGGNISRTAEAIEMERSNLHRKIKSYGIEIKK, encoded by the coding sequence ATGAAGACCATTTTGATTGTGGATGACGAGCAAAGCATAAGGGAAAGTCTTGACGGTATCTTGCAAGATGAGGGCTTCCGTACGCTTTCCGCAGAAACAGGGGAAGACGCCCTGACCCTTCTTTGTGGCGAAAACCCGGACCTGATATTACTCGATATCTGGCTGCCCGGTATGGATGGGTTGGAAACGTTGCGTCGCATTCGCGACAACGATCCGGAGCAGATCGTTATCATGATGAGTGGACATGGTACGATCGAGACCGCTGTCAAAGCTACCAAACTCGGAGCTTATGATTTCATCGAAAAACCATTATCCCTGGAAAAGGTTCTCATCAGTATAGAAAATGCTCTCAAGGTCGGCCGCCTGGTCGAAGAAAACAGAAGTCTGAAAGCCAGGATGGCAAAAGAATATGAAATGATCGGCACCAGTGAAGCTATTCAGAATCTCAAGGAGCAAATATCCGTAGCTGCCCCTACCTCCGGATGGGTGTTGATCACCGGCGAAAACGGCACAGGCAAAGAGCTGGTAGCACGAGCCATTCACCACTATTCCAAACGCAGCGATAAACCTTTTGTGGAGGTCAATTGCGCCGCCATTCCCGAGGAACTTATTGAATCGGAACTGTTCGGCCATGAGAAGGGTGCCTTTACCGGAGCGACGACTCAGCGTAAGGGCAAATTCGATCAGGCCCATGAAGGCACCCTCTTCCTGGATGAAATCGGCGATATGAGCCTTAAAACCCAGGCCAAAATTTTGCGCATATTGCAGGAACGAAAATTTGAACGGGTTGGCGGCAATCGCACCATAGAAGTTGATGTCCGTGTCATTGCAGCGACAAACAAAGACCTGGAAGTAGAAATACAGGAAGGTAATTTTCGACAGGACCTCTATTACCGTCTCAATGTACTCCCCTTTTATGTTCCCCCTTTGCGTCAGAGGCATGAGGACATCGCCTTGCTTGCCAAACACTTTCTTGTGTTTTTTTGCAGCAAAGAAAGCAGAGAGATCAAAACCATCGACCAGAGTGCTTTGGATGCCTTGGCTGCCTATAACTGGCCCGGAAATGTCCGGGAATTGAAAAATATTGTCGAACGCCTTGTCATTATGAGTCCCAGTCAGACCATTTCTTCTGCAGACCTTCCCTCTTCCGTACTGGCAGCTGGGCCGTCTGCACAACCAACCAAATTCGACCTGCCGGCAAGCGACCTAAGTCTCAGACAAGCTCGTGAAGAATTTGAAAAAGAGTTCATCCTTCAGAAGCTGCAAGAAAATGGGGGAAACATCTCCCGCACAGCTGAGGCTATCGAGATGGAGCGCTCCAACCTTCACCGCAAAATCAAATCATACGGTATCGAAATCAAAAAGTAG
- a CDS encoding sensor histidine kinase translates to MPQLPSDPEKSSKETRKRRREWLLIGLITILVIVFSKFETQLLQFTAQVPLAKSLLVLALINLNILLIILTLFLVFRNVFKLLLERRRQVPGARLRTRLVVAFVTLSLVPTLLLFFVAAGFVSNSIENWFNVQIETSLHESLEVAQTYYKNSGANALYYGDQLARFIKDQKLLNEKNLPQLRALIQNKQQEYNLGVVEVFSSTHEELVRASNPQVPIAEFTDPGSDAIREALQGNRFSRITNIGKADLIRGIVPVFSNWNPNDVVGVVVVNYYVPYSLVNKMKEISSSFEQYKTTKLLKDRIQKGYIQVLLIIALAIVFLATWFGFYLARTITVPIQELVTATNRVASGDLTVQIAPQSDDEIALLVEAFNKMTADLRKSQAGINNANRHLRASNQELDQRRRYMEIVLKNVTAGVISVDRQGNLTTINKSAEQLLKIITSKVIGRHFRQVLNPEHLAIINGLLRELAKSGKDSIHKQVSIPLEDTKLTLLVNLTTLRDENGEFMGTVVVFDDLTHLIKAQRMAAWREVARRIAHEIKNPLTPIRLSAQRLRRRYLDRFPEDDRVFDDCTDMIIKQVDELKILVDEFSNFAKMPSANPTPNNLNDIINETLILYQEAHRQICFSFHPDNEIPVFNLDRDQIKRSIINMLENAVGAMADDGGHISLETHYNREMKMASIFIIDDGCGIPTEDKPRLFEPYFSTKKSGTGLGLAIVATIVADHNGYVRVKDNQPKGTKFIIELPVTGITRETEA, encoded by the coding sequence ATGCCCCAACTACCCAGCGATCCGGAAAAAAGCAGCAAGGAAACCCGCAAACGACGCCGGGAATGGCTGCTCATCGGCCTCATCACCATACTGGTGATCGTCTTTTCCAAATTCGAAACGCAATTGTTACAATTTACCGCTCAGGTTCCCCTGGCCAAAAGCCTGCTGGTGCTGGCACTGATCAACCTCAATATCCTGTTGATCATCCTTACGTTGTTCCTGGTTTTTCGTAATGTGTTCAAACTTCTGCTGGAACGACGACGCCAGGTTCCAGGAGCACGCCTGCGAACCCGCCTGGTGGTAGCCTTTGTTACCCTTTCGCTGGTGCCCACCTTGCTGCTGTTCTTTGTGGCAGCCGGTTTCGTATCCAACTCCATTGAAAATTGGTTCAACGTCCAGATCGAAACATCGCTGCACGAATCCCTGGAGGTGGCACAGACCTATTATAAAAACTCCGGCGCCAATGCCCTTTATTACGGCGATCAGCTGGCGCGCTTCATCAAAGACCAGAAACTGCTCAACGAAAAAAACCTTCCGCAACTGCGAGCCCTGATTCAAAATAAACAACAGGAGTATAACCTTGGCGTCGTTGAGGTCTTTTCCTCAACCCACGAAGAACTGGTGCGTGCCTCAAACCCCCAGGTTCCCATCGCCGAATTCACAGATCCCGGCAGCGATGCCATACGCGAGGCCTTGCAGGGCAACCGATTTTCACGCATCACCAATATCGGCAAAGCTGACCTGATAAGGGGAATCGTACCGGTTTTTTCCAACTGGAACCCCAACGATGTCGTGGGGGTGGTAGTGGTCAACTATTATGTTCCGTACTCCCTGGTCAATAAAATGAAGGAAATTTCCTCCTCCTTCGAACAATATAAAACCACCAAACTTCTCAAGGACCGTATCCAAAAAGGCTACATACAGGTGCTGCTGATTATCGCCCTGGCCATAGTGTTTCTGGCTACGTGGTTCGGCTTCTATCTGGCGCGCACCATTACCGTCCCTATTCAGGAATTGGTTACCGCAACCAACCGGGTTGCCAGTGGCGATCTGACCGTCCAGATTGCCCCCCAAAGCGATGATGAAATCGCATTGCTTGTCGAAGCATTTAACAAAATGACTGCCGACCTGCGAAAAAGCCAGGCCGGAATCAACAATGCCAACCGTCACTTGCGAGCCTCCAACCAGGAACTGGATCAACGCCGCCGCTACATGGAAATTGTCCTGAAAAATGTTACCGCTGGTGTCATTTCCGTAGATCGCCAGGGGAACCTTACCACCATCAACAAATCAGCCGAACAACTTTTGAAGATCATCACAAGCAAGGTCATCGGTCGTCATTTTCGCCAGGTTCTCAATCCAGAACATCTGGCTATTATCAACGGACTGTTACGCGAACTTGCCAAATCCGGCAAAGACTCCATCCATAAACAAGTTTCCATTCCCCTGGAAGACACAAAACTCACCCTGCTGGTCAACCTGACCACTTTGCGAGATGAAAACGGGGAGTTTATGGGCACCGTAGTCGTATTCGATGATTTGACTCACCTTATCAAAGCTCAGCGTATGGCTGCATGGCGTGAGGTTGCTCGTCGCATTGCTCACGAGATCAAAAACCCCCTCACCCCGATCAGACTATCCGCCCAGCGCTTGAGACGCCGTTATCTCGACCGTTTTCCCGAAGATGACAGGGTCTTTGACGATTGCACCGATATGATTATCAAGCAAGTCGACGAGCTTAAAATTCTGGTGGATGAATTTTCCAATTTTGCGAAAATGCCATCGGCCAACCCAACGCCCAACAACCTTAACGACATTATCAACGAAACGCTGATCCTCTATCAGGAAGCCCACCGCCAGATCTGTTTTTCGTTTCATCCCGATAACGAGATCCCTGTCTTCAATCTCGACAGGGATCAAATTAAACGTTCAATCATCAACATGCTTGAAAATGCCGTAGGCGCCATGGCCGATGACGGTGGGCACATTTCTCTGGAAACGCATTACAACCGCGAAATGAAAATGGCCAGCATCTTTATAATCGACGATGGATGTGGTATTCCTACGGAAGACAAACCACGCCTTTTTGAACCCTACTTTTCGACAAAAAAATCGGGAACAGGTCTGGGCCTGGCCATCGTGGCAACCATTGTTGCCGATCATAACGGCTATGTAAGGGTCAAGGATAACCAACCGAAGGGGACCAAGTTCATCATTGAATTGCCAGTTACCGGCATCACCAGAGAGACAGAAGCCTAG
- a CDS encoding patatin-like phospholipase family protein has product MSETRPKIALALGSGAARGLAHIGVLKVLEKHQIPVDFIAGTSIGAALGALYAAGVSVLRMEEVMRDLDWRALARLLDPTLPTSGLIDGNRVATFFDELLPVATFEELNIPLAITATDIETGEALVIRKGNLREGLRAAVAFPGIFTPVPFGDRFLVDGGLINPVPLDVAHQMGADRVIGVCTIPGVQQPSSEAFLPAQTSPPDAPSRLRDYFTAASIEKLLRDIWTPNHPDQDSPPPRNRKPPNIFSICSRSVAIMENRINALQLDRIHADVFIRPRFDDLTMLEFHRAPEAIAAGEKAAHEVLPQLHALRRA; this is encoded by the coding sequence ATGTCTGAAACGCGCCCCAAAATCGCCCTGGCTCTTGGCAGTGGTGCTGCTCGCGGGCTGGCTCATATCGGTGTCCTTAAGGTTCTTGAAAAGCACCAGATCCCTGTCGATTTTATTGCCGGCACATCTATTGGCGCAGCCCTCGGAGCCCTCTATGCCGCGGGAGTCTCCGTACTCCGCATGGAGGAAGTCATGCGCGATCTTGACTGGCGGGCCTTAGCGCGACTTCTCGATCCGACTCTGCCAACTTCCGGCTTGATCGACGGGAACCGCGTCGCCACCTTTTTCGATGAATTGTTGCCCGTCGCCACTTTTGAGGAACTAAACATCCCTCTGGCCATCACTGCTACCGACATCGAAACCGGCGAGGCACTGGTTATCCGTAAAGGAAATCTGCGCGAAGGGCTTAGAGCTGCGGTCGCCTTTCCCGGAATTTTCACACCGGTTCCTTTCGGTGACCGCTTTTTGGTCGATGGCGGGCTGATCAATCCTGTGCCGCTGGATGTGGCCCACCAGATGGGCGCAGACAGGGTTATAGGCGTTTGCACCATCCCCGGTGTCCAACAGCCCAGTTCCGAAGCTTTCTTACCAGCCCAAACCTCACCGCCAGACGCCCCCTCCCGATTGCGCGATTATTTTACTGCAGCGAGCATCGAGAAACTTTTGCGGGATATTTGGACCCCGAATCATCCTGACCAGGACAGTCCCCCCCCGCGCAATCGCAAACCTCCGAATATTTTCAGTATCTGCTCGCGCAGTGTAGCCATCATGGAAAACCGCATCAACGCCTTGCAGCTGGATCGTATTCATGCGGATGTTTTTATCCGTCCCCGGTTCGATGATCTCACCATGCTTGAGTTTCACCGTGCACCCGAGGCCATCGCCGCGGGAGAAAAGGCCGCCCACGAAGTACTGCCGCAATTGCACGCACTGCGCCGGGCCTGA
- a CDS encoding ABC1 kinase family protein encodes MLNLRRLNRNIRSLGRYRQILGTLLKYGFGQVLDQLQIRFIVQRSRRIFSGGRQIRAARRQTPAVRLRLAMEELGPTFIKFGQLLSTRPDILPPEYITEFSRLQDDLPPVPFAQIHQQITKELGQPLERLFSHLEMTPLATASIAQVHHARLLDGKKVAVKIRRPDIEHIIATDLDILMSLAHLAEHHLPALHIYNPVALVKEFRRSVQRELNFTREGHTLERFADNFAEDSTFHVPRMYRELSGETVLTMEFIEGIKVSDFARLRNAGYDLSTIAHHGADALLKQVLIHGLFHGDPHPGNIFVMPGPVVCFLDYGMVGRLDRTLKYQLIDLLFGILERDVEKVTRLLLESGEMDEEPLLTDLKKVVSDFIDDYYEVPLQEIHTGHLLTDLINIFVQFHISVPPDLLILARALITMEGIGRQLDPGFNMVGHLKPFMERLARERLTPSYLAKELNDVAGDYGMLLRRLPRDVRTLLLRMNRNRLKINLEHRGLNQLITDLDKSSNRLSFSMLISALIVGSSLIMQVDKGPSVMGFPVLGFLGYTIAAVLGLWLAVAILRSGRL; translated from the coding sequence ATGCTGAATCTGCGCCGGCTTAACCGCAACATTCGCTCGTTGGGCCGCTACCGCCAGATACTTGGCACATTGCTGAAATACGGATTCGGGCAGGTTCTGGATCAGCTGCAAATTCGCTTTATAGTACAGCGTAGCAGGCGAATCTTCAGCGGCGGGCGACAAATCAGAGCCGCACGACGGCAAACACCAGCCGTCCGTTTACGCTTGGCCATGGAAGAGCTGGGCCCGACTTTCATCAAGTTCGGCCAACTGCTGTCCACCCGACCGGACATTCTCCCGCCGGAATACATCACGGAATTCAGCCGGCTGCAAGACGATCTTCCGCCCGTTCCATTCGCACAGATTCATCAACAGATCACCAAAGAACTTGGGCAGCCCTTGGAACGGTTGTTTTCCCACTTGGAAATGACCCCTCTGGCAACCGCATCCATCGCGCAGGTACATCACGCCCGACTCCTCGATGGCAAAAAAGTCGCGGTCAAAATCCGACGTCCTGACATTGAGCACATTATCGCCACCGACCTCGACATCCTTATGAGTCTTGCACACCTTGCCGAACACCACCTTCCTGCCCTGCATATTTACAATCCGGTTGCCCTGGTCAAGGAGTTTCGTCGCAGCGTTCAGCGGGAACTGAATTTTACTCGGGAAGGCCATACCCTGGAACGGTTTGCGGACAATTTTGCCGAAGATTCGACCTTTCATGTGCCGCGCATGTACCGCGAACTTTCCGGCGAGACCGTATTGACCATGGAATTTATCGAAGGCATCAAGGTCAGCGACTTTGCCAGGCTACGCAATGCCGGCTATGACCTGTCCACCATTGCACATCATGGTGCGGATGCGTTGCTCAAGCAAGTACTGATACACGGGTTGTTTCATGGCGACCCGCATCCGGGGAATATTTTCGTTATGCCCGGCCCGGTTGTATGCTTCCTCGATTACGGCATGGTAGGTCGCCTTGACCGCACCCTCAAATACCAACTGATCGACCTGCTTTTCGGTATCCTGGAACGTGATGTGGAAAAAGTTACTCGATTGCTCCTCGAATCAGGCGAGATGGACGAGGAACCGCTTCTCACAGACCTGAAAAAAGTGGTGTCCGACTTTATCGACGATTACTATGAAGTGCCGCTGCAGGAAATCCATACAGGTCACCTGCTTACCGATCTGATCAATATTTTCGTTCAGTTTCACATCAGCGTACCGCCCGATCTGCTGATCCTAGCTCGTGCGCTGATCACCATGGAGGGCATAGGTCGTCAACTGGATCCCGGTTTCAACATGGTCGGACACCTCAAACCCTTCATGGAACGATTGGCCCGGGAACGCCTCACCCCTTCCTATCTGGCCAAAGAACTCAATGATGTGGCAGGTGACTATGGAATGCTCCTGCGGCGCCTGCCACGGGATGTGCGCACATTGTTACTCCGCATGAACCGCAATCGTCTCAAAATCAACCTGGAGCATCGCGGTCTGAACCAGCTGATCACAGACCTGGACAAATCGAGCAACCGACTGTCCTTCAGCATGTTAATCAGCGCATTGATTGTCGGCTCATCCCTGATCATGCAAGTTGACAAGGGTCCTTCAGTTATGGGTTTTCCCGTTCTGGGATTCCTTGGTTACACTATTGCTGCCGTACTTGGCCTGTGGCTTGCGGTTGCCATTTTGCGCTCTGGGCGTCTATAA
- the rbr gene encoding rubrerythrin, with the protein MSLKGSQTEKNILTAFAGESQARNRYTYFASKAKKEGYVQISAIFEETADQEKEHAKRLFKLLEGGEVEITAAFPAGVIGSTAENLLEAAGGENHEHMVMYPDFAKTAREEGFGDIADIFMAIAVAEKQHEKRYRTLLANIKNGTVFSRADSIVWRCRNCGYLHEGTEAPQECPACAHPQAHFEILGENY; encoded by the coding sequence ATGTCTTTAAAAGGCTCCCAGACCGAAAAGAATATTTTGACTGCATTTGCCGGTGAAAGTCAGGCTCGAAACCGCTACACCTATTTCGCGAGCAAGGCAAAAAAAGAAGGTTATGTACAAATCTCAGCCATTTTCGAGGAAACTGCAGATCAGGAAAAAGAACATGCCAAGCGCCTGTTCAAACTGCTTGAAGGTGGAGAAGTTGAAATCACTGCCGCGTTTCCGGCCGGTGTAATCGGATCCACCGCAGAAAATCTTTTGGAGGCTGCTGGTGGAGAAAACCATGAACACATGGTTATGTATCCAGATTTTGCCAAAACTGCCAGGGAAGAGGGATTTGGGGATATCGCCGATATATTTATGGCTATAGCCGTTGCCGAAAAACAGCATGAAAAACGCTACAGAACCCTTCTGGCCAACATTAAAAATGGTACGGTCTTTTCCCGTGCCGATTCGATTGTTTGGCGCTGCCGAAACTGTGGCTATCTCCATGAAGGAACGGAGGCCCCCCAGGAATGTCCTGCCTGTGCACACCCGCAGGCACACTTTGAAATTCTCGGAGAAAACTACTAA
- a CDS encoding desulfoferrodoxin, translating to MAEKLEVYKCELCGNIVEVLHGGAGELVCCGKPMNLLNENTVDAAKEKHVPVIEKTNDGIIVKVGSVAHPMEEKHFIQWIELIANGKAYRQHLSPGDKPEACFPLITGPLKVREYCNLHGLWSSEG from the coding sequence ATGGCTGAGAAGCTCGAAGTATACAAATGTGAACTTTGTGGAAATATCGTGGAAGTACTGCATGGCGGTGCCGGCGAGCTCGTATGCTGCGGCAAACCTATGAATCTGTTGAACGAAAACACTGTAGATGCAGCAAAAGAAAAACACGTACCCGTTATCGAAAAAACCAATGACGGCATCATCGTCAAGGTGGGTAGTGTCGCTCATCCCATGGAGGAAAAACATTTTATTCAATGGATTGAGCTGATTGCCAATGGCAAAGCTTATCGGCAACACCTGTCGCCAGGCGATAAGCCCGAAGCCTGCTTTCCATTGATCACCGGACCTCTAAAAGTCAGAGAATACTGTAATTTGCACGGCCTTTGGTCTAGCGAAGGCTAA
- a CDS encoding phasin family protein, with product MIDLIEKSLLTGLGALVLTQKKAEELATELKNRLNLSEEKGQELLKLLSDTARSNQHKLEEVAREEVRQVCADLGLVSKDELKSLAKKIQGLEKELKALREAAKDDASSAC from the coding sequence ATGATCGATCTGATTGAAAAATCGCTGTTGACTGGCCTTGGCGCCTTGGTTCTGACCCAGAAAAAAGCGGAAGAGCTGGCAACCGAACTGAAGAACCGACTCAACCTGAGCGAAGAAAAGGGTCAGGAATTGCTTAAGTTGCTTTCGGATACGGCCCGAAGCAACCAGCATAAACTTGAGGAAGTAGCGCGAGAAGAAGTGCGCCAGGTCTGTGCCGACCTTGGTCTGGTCAGCAAAGATGAGTTGAAAAGCCTGGCCAAGAAAATCCAAGGTCTGGAAAAAGAGCTCAAAGCGCTACGTGAGGCCGCGAAAGATGATGCCTCAAGCGCATGCTGA